From Macaca mulatta isolate MMU2019108-1 chromosome 3, T2T-MMU8v2.0, whole genome shotgun sequence, the proteins below share one genomic window:
- the CCT8 gene encoding T-complex protein 1 subunit theta → MALHVPKAPGFAQMLKEGAKHFSGLEEAVYRNIQACKELAQTTRTAYGPNGMNKMVINHLEKLFVTNDAATILRELEVQHPAAKMIVMASHMQEQEVGDGTNFVLVFAGALLELAEELLRIGLSVSEVIEGYEIACRKAHEILPNLVCCSAKNLRDVDEVSSLLRTSIMSKQYGNEVFLAKLIAQACVSIFPDSGHFNVDNIRVCKILGSGISSSSVLHGMVFKKETEGDVTSVKDAKIAVYSCPFDGTITETKGTVLIKTAEELMNFSKGEENLMDAQVKAIADTGANVVVTGGKVADMALHYANKYNIMLVRLNSKWDLRRLCKTVGATALPRLTPPVLEEMGHCDSVCLSEVGDTQVVVFKHEKEDGAISTIVLRGSTDNLMDDIERAVDDGVNTFKVLTRDKRLVPGGGATEIELAKQITSYGETCPGLEQYAIKKFAEAFEAIPRALAENSGVKANEVISKLYAVHQEGNKNVGLDIEAEVPAVKDMLEAGILDTYLGKYWAIKLATNAAVTVLRVDQIIMAKPAGGPKPPSGKKDWDDDQND, encoded by the exons cACTTTTCAGGATTAGAAGAGGCTGTGTATAGAAATATACAAGCTTGCAAGGAGCTTGCCCAAACCACTCGTACAGCATATGGACCAAATG GAATGAACAAAATGGTTATCAACCACTTGGAGAAGTTGTTTGTGACAAATGATGCAGCGACTATTTTAAGAGAACTAGAA GTACAGCATCCTGCTGCAAAAATGATTGTAATGGCTTCTCATATGCAAGAGCAAGAAGTTGGAGATGGCACAAACTTTGTTCTGGTATTTGCTGGAGCTCTGCTGGAATTAGCTGAAGAACTTCTGAGGATTGGCCTGTCAGTTTCAGAG GTCATAGAAGGTTATGAAATAGCCTGCAGAAAAGCTCATGAGATTCTTCCTAATTTGGTATGTTGTTCTGCAAAAAACCTTCGAGATGTTGATGAAGTCTCATCTCTACTTCGTACCTCCATAATGAGTAAACAATATGGTAATGAAGTATTTCTGGCCAAGCTTATTGCTCAGGCATGCG TATCTATTTTTCCTGATTCCGGCCATTTCAATGTTGATAACATCAGAGTCTGTAAAATTCTG GGCTCTGGTATCAGTTCCTCTTCAGTATTGCATGGCATGGTTTTTAAGAAGGAAACCGAAGGTGATGTAACATCTGTCAAAGATGCAAAAATAGCAGTGTACTCTTGTCCTTTTGATGGCACGATAACAGAAACTAAG GGAACAGTGTTGATAAAGACTGCTGAAGAATTGATGAATTTTAGTAAGGGAGAAGAAAATCTCATGGATGCACAAGTCAAAGCTATTGCTGATACTGGTGCAAATGTCGTAGTAACAGGTGGCAAAGTGGCAGACATGGCTCTTCATTATGCAAACAAATATAACATCATGTTAGTGAG gCTAAACTCAAAATGGGATCTCCGAAGACTGTGTAAAACAGTTGGTGCTACGGCTCTTCCTAGATTG ACACCTCCTGTCCTTGAAGAAATGGGACATTGTGACAGTGTTTGCCTCTCAGAAGTTGGAGATACTCAGGTGGTGGTTTTTAAGCATG aAAAGGAAGATGGCGCCATTTCTACCATAGTACTTCGAGGCTCTACAGACAATCTGATGGATGACATAGAAAGGGCAGTAGACGATGGTGTTAATACTTTCAAAGTTCTTACAAGG GATAAACGTCTTGTACCTGGAGGTGGAGCAACAGAAATTGAATTAGCCAAACAGATCACATCATACGGAGAG ACATGTCCTGGACTTGAACAGTACGCTATTAAGAAGTTTGCTGAGGCATTTGAAGCTATTCCCCGTGCACTGGCAGAAAACTCTGGAGTTAAGGCCAATGAAGTAATCTCTAAACTTTATGCAGTACatcaagaaggaaataaaaatgttggaTTAGATATTGAG GCTGAAGTCCCTGCTGTAAAGGACATGTTGGAAGCTGGTATTCTAGATACTTACCTGGGAAAATATTGGGCTATCAAACTCGCTACTAATGCTGCAGTCACTGTACTTAGAGTGGATCAG ATCATCATGGCAAAACCAGCTGGTGGGCCCAAGCCTCCAAGTGGGAAGAAAGACTGGGATGATGACCAAAATGATTGA
- the CCT8 gene encoding T-complex protein 1 subunit theta isoform X1 — MNKMVINHLEKLFVTNDAATILRELEVQHPAAKMIVMASHMQEQEVGDGTNFVLVFAGALLELAEELLRIGLSVSEVIEGYEIACRKAHEILPNLVCCSAKNLRDVDEVSSLLRTSIMSKQYGNEVFLAKLIAQACVSIFPDSGHFNVDNIRVCKILGSGISSSSVLHGMVFKKETEGDVTSVKDAKIAVYSCPFDGTITETKGTVLIKTAEELMNFSKGEENLMDAQVKAIADTGANVVVTGGKVADMALHYANKYNIMLVRLNSKWDLRRLCKTVGATALPRLTPPVLEEMGHCDSVCLSEVGDTQVVVFKHEKEDGAISTIVLRGSTDNLMDDIERAVDDGVNTFKVLTRDKRLVPGGGATEIELAKQITSYGETCPGLEQYAIKKFAEAFEAIPRALAENSGVKANEVISKLYAVHQEGNKNVGLDIEAEVPAVKDMLEAGILDTYLGKYWAIKLATNAAVTVLRVDQIIMAKPAGGPKPPSGKKDWDDDQND, encoded by the exons ATGAACAAAATGGTTATCAACCACTTGGAGAAGTTGTTTGTGACAAATGATGCAGCGACTATTTTAAGAGAACTAGAA GTACAGCATCCTGCTGCAAAAATGATTGTAATGGCTTCTCATATGCAAGAGCAAGAAGTTGGAGATGGCACAAACTTTGTTCTGGTATTTGCTGGAGCTCTGCTGGAATTAGCTGAAGAACTTCTGAGGATTGGCCTGTCAGTTTCAGAG GTCATAGAAGGTTATGAAATAGCCTGCAGAAAAGCTCATGAGATTCTTCCTAATTTGGTATGTTGTTCTGCAAAAAACCTTCGAGATGTTGATGAAGTCTCATCTCTACTTCGTACCTCCATAATGAGTAAACAATATGGTAATGAAGTATTTCTGGCCAAGCTTATTGCTCAGGCATGCG TATCTATTTTTCCTGATTCCGGCCATTTCAATGTTGATAACATCAGAGTCTGTAAAATTCTG GGCTCTGGTATCAGTTCCTCTTCAGTATTGCATGGCATGGTTTTTAAGAAGGAAACCGAAGGTGATGTAACATCTGTCAAAGATGCAAAAATAGCAGTGTACTCTTGTCCTTTTGATGGCACGATAACAGAAACTAAG GGAACAGTGTTGATAAAGACTGCTGAAGAATTGATGAATTTTAGTAAGGGAGAAGAAAATCTCATGGATGCACAAGTCAAAGCTATTGCTGATACTGGTGCAAATGTCGTAGTAACAGGTGGCAAAGTGGCAGACATGGCTCTTCATTATGCAAACAAATATAACATCATGTTAGTGAG gCTAAACTCAAAATGGGATCTCCGAAGACTGTGTAAAACAGTTGGTGCTACGGCTCTTCCTAGATTG ACACCTCCTGTCCTTGAAGAAATGGGACATTGTGACAGTGTTTGCCTCTCAGAAGTTGGAGATACTCAGGTGGTGGTTTTTAAGCATG aAAAGGAAGATGGCGCCATTTCTACCATAGTACTTCGAGGCTCTACAGACAATCTGATGGATGACATAGAAAGGGCAGTAGACGATGGTGTTAATACTTTCAAAGTTCTTACAAGG GATAAACGTCTTGTACCTGGAGGTGGAGCAACAGAAATTGAATTAGCCAAACAGATCACATCATACGGAGAG ACATGTCCTGGACTTGAACAGTACGCTATTAAGAAGTTTGCTGAGGCATTTGAAGCTATTCCCCGTGCACTGGCAGAAAACTCTGGAGTTAAGGCCAATGAAGTAATCTCTAAACTTTATGCAGTACatcaagaaggaaataaaaatgttggaTTAGATATTGAG GCTGAAGTCCCTGCTGTAAAGGACATGTTGGAAGCTGGTATTCTAGATACTTACCTGGGAAAATATTGGGCTATCAAACTCGCTACTAATGCTGCAGTCACTGTACTTAGAGTGGATCAG ATCATCATGGCAAAACCAGCTGGTGGGCCCAAGCCTCCAAGTGGGAAGAAAGACTGGGATGATGACCAAAATGATTGA